The genomic interval TGCAAGCGATATTTGTGAACCACTGTGAAGAGCAGTTTATTTACAAATTACATATTGAAAACATTAGTTGTTATCTGCATTGGTTTTACAGGAAACTTTGGGTGATTGTTTGTTTTAGCACTTTTTTCAATTatgctgacacaatatttttagaaatgAAATAGCATTACAAAAAGTTCCCTTTATGCTTTTCCTTAAGATCCAGTAATTACATAATCTTACACAGAATTGTCAGATACATTTTTCTAGAGTGTGATTAGCAACACCTACTATTAGGTTTTTTATGGAATATAACCTACATTTCAGGGAGGATGGATAGAAGGAATGAAAATTTGCATTTAGTACCCACTAGACAAGGTTAGGGTAAGCTCAGTGATGGTGGTGAGGTGGTCCGTGGTGATGATgcagcggcggtggtggtggtccgtgatggtggtgatggtgatggtgtggatcatgatgtggtggtggtggcggcggcggcggtggtccaTGGTGGTGATGTGGCGGTCCGTGGTGATGGTGGTGAGGTGGTGggctgtgatggtggtggtggtgaggtggTGGGCCGTGATGCGGGCAGTGGGGACAGTGCTGATGCGGCGGTGGGGGTGGACCGTGGTGGCAGTGGTGTCCGTTTCCCGTCATTGCAGCGGTGAAGGCTGTGATTTGCAAACTGCACAAACAGGCACAAAAGATCAATACAATACAAACCAGTTATtatcaaggtagttttcaaatcTTAATTTTAGATAGGCCAATGAACTTGTGAGCATTAGTGGAAAATATGGTGCTAAAAGTTCCCTACGCAGTACATTTATAATTAATGAATTATTTTAGTCCTCCATTCATTATATTCTGTAAATACCTCGAGCAAGTCAAGCTATATATTAAGAAAAGACAAGCTAATCACAGAAATTTAGTAGGTCAGTGTATTAACAAGAAACTACCACAAC from Schistocerca gregaria isolate iqSchGreg1 chromosome 6, iqSchGreg1.2, whole genome shotgun sequence carries:
- the LOC126278625 gene encoding histidine-rich glycoprotein-like translates to MTGNGHHCHHGPPPPPHQHCPHCPHHGPPPHHHHHHSPPPHHHHHGPPHHHHGPPPPPPPPPHHDPHHHHHHHHGPPPPPLHHHHGPPHHHH